One window of the Deltaproteobacteria bacterium genome contains the following:
- a CDS encoding response regulator — MKTSPPVPPGPARSEEAAGPLPSPASSPDPGLVLATIISAQLRSVALGLGLLYAALGFLHLLVLPAPIAHPMSLLATGTALVLFGLHFLLKYRPAPWSWAHAVAAGMGSLALLNSAVHLFLTADPQQTLNFIFVLIAAGSLFLSTRWLLWFMLVILVSWLLIAGQAVFTQPWLHFGFALLMSAVVALLIHRFRVSTLLHLESLRLQNESRNNVLEEAMRAARQGEEVAAAANQAKSAFLAHMSHEIRTPMNAMLGMAEMLEDTPLTPEQQKYVGIFKTAGDTLLTLIDDILDLSKIEAGKLDLEAVAFDLSTLIKDTLNVLAPRAQAKNLALTHRLPATLPLRLIGDPFQLRQVLLNLVGNAIKFTAHGGVEVEVHILSPATALGSLPQGNSASPVHHVTFSVRDTGIGIPKEKIESIFQSFTQADSSITRQYGGTGLGLSISQRLVRLMGGQLQVESMEGQGSRFFFSLPLRAGGIASDMKEEPSPSPAFSGNGSVPAQQEEHAVHILLAEDLYDNRLIFQAYLRHPDYRVDLADNGDIAFRKFQTKRYDLVLMDMQMPVMDGYTATRAIRQWEKEQGRSPIPILALTAYAMKEEQQKSLAAGCTEHLVKPIRKETLLTIVRSYLPQAPHQDQDQPTELTATASAPVLAQVPAELQKLIPTYLTSQRDEVSQIRAALEQKDYDTIRSQGHAMRGAGGMFGFQAISEIGAALENAAKSQDGGAIRRCVDDLAAYLERVEVVYQ, encoded by the coding sequence ATGAAGACTTCACCTCCCGTACCTCCCGGTCCAGCACGTTCCGAAGAAGCTGCGGGGCCTCTCCCTTCACCCGCGTCCTCCCCGGACCCCGGGCTGGTGCTCGCCACCATCATTTCCGCTCAGCTTCGCTCCGTGGCACTTGGCCTCGGTCTTCTCTACGCTGCTCTCGGTTTTCTCCACCTTCTGGTGCTTCCAGCCCCGATCGCGCACCCGATGTCGCTCCTAGCAACCGGCACGGCGTTGGTGCTGTTCGGGCTGCATTTCCTGCTCAAATATCGCCCGGCTCCCTGGTCTTGGGCTCATGCCGTTGCCGCCGGCATGGGGAGCCTCGCTCTGCTGAACAGCGCGGTCCATCTCTTTCTGACAGCAGACCCGCAACAAACCCTGAACTTCATCTTCGTCCTGATCGCGGCCGGCAGCCTTTTCCTCTCCACGCGCTGGCTGCTGTGGTTCATGCTCGTCATTCTGGTCAGTTGGCTGCTCATCGCGGGACAAGCAGTATTTACCCAACCGTGGCTACATTTCGGCTTTGCCCTCCTGATGAGTGCGGTAGTCGCACTGCTCATTCACCGCTTCCGCGTCTCTACGCTGCTGCACTTGGAATCCCTCCGGCTGCAAAACGAATCGAGAAACAACGTCCTCGAAGAAGCGATGCGCGCCGCGCGGCAAGGCGAGGAAGTCGCCGCTGCCGCCAACCAAGCCAAAAGCGCGTTTTTGGCGCATATGAGCCATGAGATCCGCACGCCGATGAATGCCATGCTCGGCATGGCGGAAATGCTGGAGGACACCCCACTCACCCCCGAGCAGCAAAAATACGTCGGCATCTTCAAAACGGCGGGAGACACCTTGCTGACGCTCATCGACGACATTCTCGATCTCTCGAAGATCGAGGCTGGGAAGCTCGATCTCGAAGCCGTCGCATTCGACTTGTCCACGTTGATAAAAGACACCCTCAACGTGCTCGCGCCGCGTGCCCAGGCAAAGAATCTCGCCTTGACGCACCGGCTTCCTGCGACACTCCCGCTCCGATTGATCGGCGACCCGTTTCAGCTCCGCCAAGTGTTACTGAATCTCGTCGGCAATGCCATCAAATTTACTGCCCATGGCGGGGTGGAAGTCGAGGTCCACATACTATCGCCGGCGACAGCGCTCGGCTCGCTCCCCCAGGGCAACAGCGCCTCTCCTGTCCATCACGTGACGTTCTCGGTACGCGATACCGGCATCGGCATCCCCAAAGAGAAAATCGAAAGCATTTTCCAGAGTTTTACTCAGGCGGACTCCTCCATCACGCGGCAGTACGGCGGCACGGGCTTGGGCTTGTCCATTTCGCAACGACTCGTGAGGCTGATGGGCGGTCAGCTCCAAGTCGAGAGTATGGAAGGGCAAGGCAGCCGCTTTTTTTTCTCGCTCCCGCTCCGTGCCGGGGGCATCGCCAGCGACATGAAGGAAGAACCGTCCCCCTCTCCGGCATTCTCAGGCAATGGCAGCGTTCCCGCGCAGCAGGAGGAACACGCGGTCCATATTCTGCTGGCGGAAGACCTGTATGACAACCGCTTGATTTTCCAAGCCTATTTGCGTCACCCGGACTATCGGGTTGACCTCGCGGACAATGGCGACATCGCGTTCCGCAAATTCCAAACCAAACGCTACGACCTGGTTCTGATGGACATGCAGATGCCGGTGATGGATGGCTACACCGCAACCCGTGCCATTCGCCAATGGGAAAAAGAGCAAGGACGATCACCCATCCCTATTTTGGCCCTGACCGCCTACGCCATGAAAGAAGAACAACAGAAGAGCTTGGCTGCCGGATGCACCGAGCATCTGGTGAAGCCCATCAGGAAAGAGACGCTCCTCACCATCGTTCGCTCATACCTGCCGCAGGCTCCCCACCAGGACCAAGACCAACCTACGGAGCTGACCGCCACCGCCAGTGCTCCGGTTCTTGCTCAGGTACCGGCGGAACTGCAAAAGCTTATCCCGACCTATCTCACATCGCAGCGAGACGAAGTCTCTCAGATTCGTGCCGCCCTGGAACAGAAAGACTACGACACGATTCGTTCTCAAGGCCACGCTATGCGCGGCGCCGGCGGGATGTTCGGCTTTCAGGCGATCAGCGAAATTGGTGCGGCCCTGGAGAATGCCGCAAAAAGCCAAGATGGCGGCGCGATCCGCCGGTGCGTGGACGATTTAGCTGCGTACTTGGAAAGAGTCGAGGTCGTGTACCAGTGA
- a CDS encoding NAD(P)/FAD-dependent oxidoreductase, with the protein MANVQQSTTVTATGPIEQFDAIVIGAGVSGIYQLYRLQELGLKVRCYEDGSGVGGTWYWNRYPGCRFDSESETYGYSWSKELLQEWNWKEHYSGQPENEQYLNFVTDKFNLRPNIQFNSRVKSAVYDEKANRWDVQLENGQCARAQFVVSAAGILSARYMPPFAGVDSFKGKSFHTSRWPKEKIDFTGKRVAVIGTGATAVQLIPIIAKEVGQLTVFQRTPNYCAPLRNGLVSSETQNQWKANYDKIHKRIRETPAAFMHDFDPRNTFDVSKEERLAVYEKLWAQPGFAKWLGNFHDIMTNREANEDFAEFVRNKIRARVKDPVVAELLAPKDHPFGSKRIPLETEYYEAYNRDNVLLVDVRSAPIEAITPKGVKTTKQEYEFDVIIYATGFDAITGALTSMDIRGEGGQTLKDKWATKGLSTYLGLQTAGFPNLFIATNAAFCNYTVCAETIVEWITDCIRYVREKNFKRIAPTPEAEEAWVEHANELGTHTLLSDAKSWFMGSNIPGKKRAILLYANTAPAYRAKCDEVAAKGYEGFLLQ; encoded by the coding sequence ATGGCAAACGTTCAGCAGTCTACGACGGTCACCGCTACGGGGCCGATCGAGCAATTTGACGCGATCGTGATCGGCGCCGGAGTTTCCGGCATTTATCAACTGTACCGTCTACAGGAGCTTGGGCTCAAGGTACGGTGCTATGAGGATGGCAGCGGCGTGGGCGGCACCTGGTATTGGAACCGCTACCCCGGCTGCCGCTTCGATTCCGAGAGTGAAACCTACGGCTATTCGTGGTCTAAGGAACTCCTGCAAGAATGGAACTGGAAGGAACACTATTCTGGTCAGCCGGAAAACGAACAATACCTCAATTTTGTGACGGACAAGTTCAACCTGCGCCCTAATATCCAATTCAATTCTCGGGTCAAATCGGCGGTCTACGACGAGAAGGCGAATCGCTGGGATGTGCAGTTGGAGAATGGCCAGTGCGCCCGGGCGCAATTTGTCGTCTCAGCGGCTGGCATCTTGTCCGCCCGCTATATGCCTCCGTTTGCGGGGGTTGATAGCTTCAAGGGCAAATCGTTTCATACCTCTCGCTGGCCGAAGGAAAAGATAGACTTCACCGGCAAGCGCGTAGCGGTTATTGGTACTGGCGCCACCGCCGTGCAGCTCATCCCGATCATCGCCAAAGAAGTCGGCCAGCTCACGGTCTTCCAGCGCACGCCGAATTACTGTGCGCCGTTGCGCAATGGGCTGGTTTCCTCGGAGACCCAGAATCAGTGGAAGGCTAACTACGACAAAATTCACAAACGCATTCGCGAAACTCCCGCTGCCTTTATGCACGACTTCGACCCGCGCAATACCTTTGACGTATCGAAGGAAGAGCGGCTGGCGGTGTACGAGAAGTTGTGGGCGCAACCCGGGTTCGCGAAATGGTTGGGCAATTTCCACGACATTATGACTAACCGGGAAGCCAACGAGGACTTCGCCGAGTTTGTCCGCAACAAGATCCGGGCGCGTGTCAAGGATCCCGTGGTGGCGGAACTGCTCGCGCCCAAGGACCATCCGTTTGGTTCCAAGCGTATTCCCTTGGAAACCGAGTATTACGAAGCCTACAACCGCGACAACGTCCTGCTGGTCGATGTCCGCTCGGCCCCGATCGAGGCCATCACTCCAAAAGGCGTCAAGACAACGAAGCAGGAGTACGAATTTGACGTCATCATCTACGCCACGGGGTTTGACGCCATCACCGGGGCGTTGACCTCGATGGATATTCGCGGCGAAGGCGGGCAGACGCTCAAGGACAAGTGGGCCACTAAGGGGCTCAGCACTTACCTGGGGCTCCAGACCGCTGGCTTCCCCAATCTCTTCATTGCCACGAACGCGGCGTTCTGCAACTACACGGTCTGCGCCGAGACGATTGTGGAATGGATTACCGATTGCATCCGCTATGTGCGGGAGAAGAACTTTAAGCGCATTGCGCCTACCCCGGAGGCGGAAGAGGCATGGGTGGAGCACGCCAACGAGTTGGGCACACACACGCTCTTGAGCGACGCGA
- a CDS encoding CoA transferase subunit A, with protein MSSVAEAKRRQDKLMPLSDAVRELVCDGDSVAMGLCLESLIPFAAGHELIRQGKRDLTLIGPISDILFDQLIGAGCVSQVIAAWVGNVGAGLGHNFRRAMESGIPQPLTMHDHSNFTLVLALKAAAMGVPFLPTRTASGSDIVKDETSFRLVTCPFTSERLIAVKAVVPDVAILHVQRADQFGNAHLWGNLGAAVEAAYAAERVMLTCEEVVDRSVIVADPNRTLIPGILVDAVVHAPLGAHPAPVQGFWRRDDDYFLRYHDRSRKREDFTAWLHEWVTTVSGREAYLAKFEADALGRLAMKHV; from the coding sequence TGAGTTCTGTTGCCGAGGCCAAGCGCCGACAAGACAAACTCATGCCTTTGTCTGACGCGGTACGTGAGCTTGTGTGCGATGGCGACTCCGTGGCCATGGGCCTTTGCCTGGAGTCGCTCATCCCTTTCGCGGCTGGCCATGAGCTTATCCGCCAGGGCAAGCGCGACCTCACTCTCATCGGTCCGATCTCCGACATTCTTTTCGACCAACTGATTGGTGCTGGGTGCGTCTCGCAAGTGATTGCCGCCTGGGTTGGCAATGTCGGTGCCGGCTTGGGGCACAACTTCCGCCGTGCCATGGAGAGTGGTATTCCGCAGCCGCTGACGATGCACGACCACTCGAACTTTACCCTTGTCCTCGCTCTGAAGGCAGCGGCTATGGGAGTGCCCTTCCTCCCGACTCGTACGGCCAGTGGCAGCGACATCGTAAAGGACGAAACGTCATTCCGCTTAGTGACGTGTCCTTTTACCTCTGAGCGATTGATTGCGGTCAAAGCTGTGGTCCCGGATGTGGCTATTCTGCATGTGCAGCGTGCCGACCAGTTCGGTAACGCCCATCTCTGGGGCAACCTGGGCGCGGCGGTCGAAGCTGCTTATGCTGCCGAGCGGGTGATGCTCACCTGCGAAGAAGTCGTAGACCGATCCGTGATTGTGGCCGACCCCAACCGCACGCTGATTCCGGGCATTCTCGTCGATGCCGTCGTGCACGCGCCCTTGGGGGCGCATCCTGCGCCGGTGCAGGGGTTTTGGCGACGCGATGACGACTACTTTCTCCGCTATCATGACCGCTCGCGGAAACGGGAAGACTTTACGGCTTGGTTGCACGAATGGGTGACGACAGTCTCTGGCCGCGAAGCCTATCTGGCAAAATTCGAGGCTGACGCACTTGGTCGTCTGGCGATGAAGCATGTGTAA
- a CDS encoding response regulator transcription factor, which yields MDPIRVLLADDHTLVRAGLRLIIEQIPGVEVVAEASDGREALQLIPKTHPAIVLMDISMADLNGLEATAYISQDYPEVRVIILSMHSDERHVIQAVRAGAVGYVLKDAVKSELEVALRSVMRGDVYLSAAVSKYVLTNYRRQLRGEPQEDPKETGDSGQLTTPERELLQLIAEGRTTKEIAAKLHLSIKAIEARRARLMDRLDIRDLAGLVRYAIRIGLVSAET from the coding sequence ATGGACCCGATTCGTGTCCTCCTCGCCGATGACCATACTTTGGTCCGGGCCGGTCTGCGGCTCATCATCGAGCAGATCCCTGGCGTTGAAGTGGTGGCCGAGGCCAGCGATGGACGTGAAGCGCTCCAATTGATTCCCAAAACTCACCCCGCCATTGTACTTATGGACATTTCGATGGCCGATTTGAATGGCCTGGAAGCCACGGCCTACATTTCGCAAGACTACCCGGAGGTGCGCGTCATCATCCTGTCCATGCACTCGGATGAGCGCCATGTGATCCAAGCCGTTCGCGCTGGCGCAGTCGGCTACGTACTCAAAGATGCGGTGAAATCCGAGCTGGAAGTCGCGCTGCGCTCCGTGATGCGTGGAGATGTGTACCTGAGCGCCGCCGTCTCCAAATATGTCCTCACGAATTATCGTCGCCAATTGCGCGGCGAGCCGCAGGAAGACCCCAAGGAAACCGGAGACTCCGGCCAGCTCACGACGCCGGAGCGGGAACTACTCCAACTGATCGCCGAAGGTCGTACGACCAAAGAAATTGCCGCGAAGTTGCACCTCAGCATCAAAGCCATCGAAGCGCGGCGCGCCCGGCTGATGGATCGTCTGGATATTCGCGATCTGGCGGGACTCGTGCGTTACGCCATCCGCATCGGCCTCGTCTCGGCGGAGACGTAA
- a CDS encoding alpha/beta hydrolase — MQTFKIGSVKANGLNFHYLEMGEGPLVLCLHGFPDHARSFRHQLPALAAAGYRVVAPYLRGYAPTENPANGPYQPAALSQDVVALIDALAGKPSLVFGHDWGAAAAYGAATIAPEKVSKLITAAVPFPSAIFSAFVTNPEQQRRSWYMFFFQMPFAEDAVALNDYAFLERIWQDWSPGWRYPAEEMASLKETFRKPGTLQAALGYYRHMLNPANHDPALAPIQEKLFTVPIDVPTLYFHGAKDGCLGLELADGMEQFFPKGLQTVVIPDAGHFVHQEKPEEVNKALLEFLAS; from the coding sequence ATGCAAACCTTCAAAATTGGCTCTGTCAAAGCGAATGGTCTGAACTTCCACTACCTCGAAATGGGCGAAGGTCCGCTGGTGCTCTGTCTGCACGGGTTTCCCGATCACGCGCGGTCGTTTCGCCACCAACTTCCGGCGCTGGCCGCTGCTGGGTATCGCGTCGTGGCACCGTACCTGCGCGGCTATGCACCGACCGAAAATCCAGCCAACGGTCCCTATCAGCCAGCGGCGTTATCGCAAGATGTAGTAGCTTTAATCGACGCGTTGGCAGGAAAGCCATCCCTTGTCTTCGGGCACGACTGGGGCGCGGCGGCAGCCTACGGCGCGGCAACTATCGCCCCGGAAAAAGTCAGCAAACTCATTACCGCCGCCGTTCCCTTTCCCTCGGCAATCTTCTCGGCGTTTGTCACCAACCCAGAACAACAACGCCGCTCTTGGTACATGTTTTTCTTTCAGATGCCGTTTGCCGAGGACGCGGTCGCGTTGAACGATTACGCTTTCCTCGAACGCATCTGGCAAGACTGGTCACCCGGGTGGCGTTATCCGGCGGAGGAAATGGCCTCGTTGAAGGAGACTTTTCGGAAACCCGGCACGCTGCAAGCTGCCTTGGGATATTACCGCCACATGCTGAATCCGGCCAACCACGACCCAGCCCTCGCACCGATTCAGGAGAAACTGTTCACCGTTCCGATCGACGTCCCGACGTTGTATTTCCACGGCGCGAAAGACGGCTGTCTCGGTCTGGAACTTGCCGACGGCATGGAACAATTCTTTCCCAAAGGCTTACAGACGGTAGTCATTCCCGATGCCGGACACTTCGTGCATCAGGAAAAGCCGGAAGAGGTGAACAAAGCGCTGTTAGAATTTCTCGCGAGCTAG
- a CDS encoding CoA-transferase — translation MSEPFSTREIMIAAAAREIRDGEVVFVGMRLPLVAFAVAKALHAPTAIGVFENGVVRDRSAAQPIVTMSDPPNLNEALSCTGLLEAMSLLQRGRIDLGFIGGAEIDRFGNLNTTLTQGVRLPGSGGAADIASFARRTVIIMMHEQRRFQERVSYCTSPGYGDGKEWRRRSGLPGGGPSKVVTSLGVFGFTANGEMQLESLHPGGSIDAVRANTGWPLLVVSNVTETTAPTTEELQLIRRFDTLE, via the coding sequence ATGAGCGAACCTTTTTCCACTCGCGAAATCATGATTGCCGCCGCCGCGCGTGAAATTCGCGATGGCGAAGTCGTGTTTGTCGGTATGCGGCTGCCGCTCGTGGCCTTTGCTGTGGCCAAGGCCCTCCATGCACCGACGGCAATCGGCGTCTTCGAGAACGGGGTCGTGCGTGACCGCAGCGCGGCCCAGCCGATCGTGACGATGAGCGATCCGCCCAACCTCAACGAAGCGCTCTCGTGCACTGGACTCCTGGAGGCGATGTCGTTGCTCCAGCGCGGTCGCATCGACCTCGGTTTTATCGGCGGTGCGGAAATCGACCGCTTTGGCAACTTGAATACAACATTAACTCAAGGCGTGCGTCTCCCTGGCAGCGGCGGCGCGGCGGACATCGCTTCGTTCGCTCGTCGTACCGTCATCATCATGATGCACGAGCAGCGACGGTTTCAGGAACGGGTCTCCTATTGCACATCGCCGGGATATGGAGACGGCAAGGAATGGCGACGCCGTAGCGGATTGCCCGGAGGAGGGCCAAGCAAGGTGGTGACTTCTCTCGGCGTGTTCGGCTTTACTGCGAACGGAGAGATGCAACTGGAATCGTTGCATCCCGGCGGCAGTATCGACGCGGTGCGCGCTAACACTGGCTGGCCGCTTTTGGTCGTCTCGAATGTGACGGAGACGACCGCTCCCACCACAGAAGAACTCCAACTGATTCGGCGGTTCGATACGTTGGAGTGA
- a CDS encoding enoyl-CoA hydratase: MATEDLKVEVRNRVGILTLNRPDKLNALTAAMGVAAVEALRDFATNPDVGAVVLTGAGRGFCAGGDVSAMHNRNELGAGGATYEQRVDRLQDGHAWPWLLYSIPKVTIAVINGAAAGAGLGLALSCDLRIASDQARFGTAYARVGYGGDYGVTWQLTQLVGQAKAKELFFLPDMISADEALRVNLVNRVAPHEQLWEEAMAMAERIASGPLVSYRYMKANINLSTTVDFRAMLDREAETHNRCGLTEDHQEGVRAFIEKRPPQFRGR, from the coding sequence ATGGCGACCGAGGATCTCAAAGTAGAAGTGCGCAACCGAGTCGGTATTCTGACACTCAACCGGCCCGACAAGTTGAACGCGTTGACCGCAGCGATGGGCGTCGCCGCAGTGGAAGCGCTGCGCGACTTTGCCACCAACCCGGATGTTGGTGCGGTCGTGTTGACTGGTGCCGGCCGTGGCTTCTGTGCCGGTGGCGATGTGTCGGCGATGCACAACCGTAATGAACTGGGAGCAGGCGGGGCGACGTATGAGCAGCGAGTTGACCGGCTCCAGGACGGCCATGCGTGGCCGTGGCTGCTCTACTCCATTCCGAAAGTGACGATTGCTGTCATCAATGGTGCTGCCGCTGGTGCTGGGTTGGGTTTGGCATTGTCGTGCGACCTGCGTATCGCCTCGGATCAAGCGCGGTTCGGTACGGCCTACGCCCGCGTCGGTTATGGTGGCGATTACGGTGTGACGTGGCAGTTGACGCAACTGGTCGGTCAGGCCAAGGCGAAAGAGCTGTTCTTTCTGCCGGACATGATCTCTGCCGACGAAGCGCTGCGCGTGAATCTGGTGAACCGTGTCGCTCCGCATGAACAACTGTGGGAAGAGGCCATGGCCATGGCCGAGCGCATCGCCTCCGGCCCGCTGGTCAGCTACCGCTACATGAAAGCTAACATCAACCTCTCCACCACTGTGGATTTCCGCGCCATGCTCGATCGCGAGGCCGAGACCCATAATCGCTGCGGCCTTACTGAGGATCACCAAGAAGGCGTGCGCGCCTTTATCGAGAAACGCCCGCCGCAATTTCGTGGACGCTAA
- a CDS encoding trehalose-6-phosphate synthase, producing MRWTAARLAHTWQRRFGTARLVVVTNREPVLVEAENGTASSARPASGVVNALEPVLRACGGIWMARGSLTPTPSSLGLPYRYRRVQLPSPTDQRFNDRFANNGLWPWCHQMETSVELRDEDWHAYLRTNVAFARAILAEVGTKPAVVWIHDYHFALLPRLLRTARPDLTVAQFWHIPWPRPETFRHCPWQRDLLDGLCANDLVGFQTPRDLDNFLALRAGEGTGGTAVGAFPISVDFIAFSRQAESAAVQCEMERWRNAYRLWGKRLCLGIDRLDDTKGIPERLRAFAHFLQRSPDYRRQVVFLQAGPACRTHLERYRAVSERIARLVQEINAQYGDAEWQPIVFLPQHLSLVQLLALYRLADVCVVSALCDGMNLVAKEYVAARTDERGVVLLSRFAGAAQELDQAMLIDPHDCAGFATAFAAALSLSETEVCQRMQRLRQQVEAQNIYRWAGEFLQTLSALQRRREVLSGGSSYGFL from the coding sequence ATGCGCTGGACCGCTGCTCGCCTCGCTCACACTTGGCAGCGGCGGTTCGGCACCGCGCGACTCGTGGTCGTGACCAATCGTGAGCCGGTTCTCGTCGAAGCCGAGAACGGCACGGCCTCCTCCGCGCGTCCGGCGTCTGGGGTGGTGAATGCCCTCGAACCGGTGCTGCGCGCCTGTGGGGGAATATGGATGGCGCGGGGAAGTCTCACCCCGACACCCTCATCTCTGGGGTTGCCTTATCGGTACCGAAGGGTCCAGTTGCCGAGCCCCACGGACCAGCGCTTCAACGATCGCTTTGCCAACAACGGATTATGGCCATGGTGTCACCAGATGGAGACCTCCGTGGAGCTGCGCGACGAGGACTGGCACGCCTACCTACGGACCAATGTCGCGTTCGCTCGTGCAATTCTTGCCGAGGTGGGAACCAAGCCGGCGGTCGTGTGGATTCACGACTATCACTTTGCTCTGTTGCCACGGCTGCTGAGAACGGCGCGTCCGGACCTCACGGTTGCCCAGTTTTGGCATATTCCCTGGCCACGTCCGGAGACGTTCCGTCACTGCCCATGGCAACGAGATCTTCTCGATGGGCTGTGCGCGAACGACTTGGTCGGTTTTCAGACTCCGCGCGATCTGGACAATTTCCTGGCTTTGCGTGCAGGAGAAGGGACCGGGGGGACTGCGGTCGGGGCGTTTCCGATTAGCGTAGATTTCATCGCGTTTTCTCGACAGGCGGAAAGCGCGGCGGTGCAGTGCGAGATGGAGCGTTGGCGCAACGCGTATAGGTTGTGGGGAAAGCGCTTGTGTCTCGGCATCGACCGGCTCGATGACACCAAGGGCATTCCCGAACGTCTGCGTGCATTTGCGCATTTCCTGCAACGCTCTCCCGACTATCGCCGTCAAGTCGTGTTTCTCCAGGCCGGTCCCGCGTGTCGCACGCATCTCGAGCGCTATCGTGCCGTATCGGAGCGGATCGCGCGCTTGGTGCAGGAAATCAACGCGCAGTATGGCGACGCCGAGTGGCAGCCGATCGTCTTTCTCCCGCAACACCTCTCCCTAGTGCAACTCTTGGCGCTCTATCGTCTCGCCGATGTATGTGTGGTAAGCGCGTTATGCGACGGCATGAACTTGGTCGCTAAAGAGTATGTCGCCGCCAGGACTGACGAGCGTGGGGTCGTGCTTTTGAGTCGGTTTGCCGGAGCAGCGCAGGAACTCGATCAAGCGATGCTGATCGACCCTCACGATTGTGCCGGATTCGCTACGGCTTTCGCTGCCGCTCTGTCTCTGTCCGAGACCGAGGTGTGCCAACGGATGCAGCGGCTCCGCCAGCAAGTCGAGGCGCAGAACATTTACCGCTGGGCTGGGGAGTTTTTGCAGACACTGTCCGCTCTTCAAAGGCGACGAGAGGTCCTGAGTGGCGGAAGTTCTTATGGTTTCTTGTAG